The genomic DNA AGAATGAACAATCACTGCGACATATGTTAGAAAAATGGAATGTAGCGCATGTAGAAGAAGAAGTGACTCAAAAAATTGAATATGTGATTACAGAAAAAATACAGGCATTTTTAGCTGAGTATTATACATATACATGGGAACAGGCTTTACCTCATTCTGTAAATGAAAAAGTAGAGAATGCGATTCCGAATGTCTCGGCGTTTATTTTAGAGCGAGGAATTAGCTTTTTTGAAAGTGAAGAAGGGAAAGGCCGTCTTTCAAAAATGATTGATGATTTCTTTGCTTCTCGCGGAACGCTACTTAACTTAGTCGGAATGTTTTTAGGAAATGTAAGTGTAGTGGATCGTGTGCAGCCAGAAGTTATTAAGTTTTTAGGGCAAGATGGTACAAAGCAGCTTTTAACTGACGTACTGCAAAAAGAGTGGGAAAAGTTAAAAGGAAGAGATGTAAAAGAATTAGAATCGTTTGTAGAGAAAGAAATGATTGTAAGCTCCGTGTTGTCAGCAGTTAAAGTAGAGGAAACAGTGAGTAAGTTTTTAAATCAATCTGTTCAGCAAGTATGTGAGCCAGTTCGAGAAACAATTATTGAAAAAGTGGTTCCAAGCACAGTAACGAAAGGCTTGAAGTGGGGAACAGAAAACGTAGAGAGTATACTAAACAATCTACATCTTGCGGAAATTGTCCAGCAAGAAGTGTCTACATTCTCAACAGAAAGATTAGAAGACTTAGTTCTGTCTATTACGAAAAATGAATTGAAAATGATTACGTATTTAGGAGCATTATTAGGTGGAATAATCGGACTCGTACAAGGATTGTTACTATTGTTTCTTAGATAATAAGGTGAGTACATAGAAATAAAAGTGAAATTTCTTCACATCTCTTGCATAGTTTGATATGGTAAGAAGAGGTGCGTATGTAAATGCACTGAAAAGGCAGTGCGTATGAAAAGCGCTAGCCTTCTAAAGGAGGAAAAATAAAATGACAAAGAACATTCATGATGTTGCATATGAATTACAAAAAGCAATCGCTGAAAACGAAGACTTCAAAACTTTAAAAG from Bacillus cereus G9842 includes the following:
- a CDS encoding DUF445 domain-containing protein; this translates as MNIWLNMLTTTGLGAIIGGYTNHLAIKMLFRPHRPIYIGKFQVPFTPGLIPKRRDELAVQLGKMVVEHLLTPEGIGKKLTNEEFQKGLIHWAQVEVDKVIKNEQSLRHMLEKWNVAHVEEEVTQKIEYVITEKIQAFLAEYYTYTWEQALPHSVNEKVENAIPNVSAFILERGISFFESEEGKGRLSKMIDDFFASRGTLLNLVGMFLGNVSVVDRVQPEVIKFLGQDGTKQLLTDVLQKEWEKLKGRDVKELESFVEKEMIVSSVLSAVKVEETVSKFLNQSVQQVCEPVRETIIEKVVPSTVTKGLKWGTENVESILNNLHLAEIVQQEVSTFSTERLEDLVLSITKNELKMITYLGALLGGIIGLVQGLLLLFLR